One window from the genome of Rhodobacteraceae bacterium S2214 encodes:
- the lnt gene encoding apolipoprotein N-acyltransferase, with protein MRFAGLGWRLRGLCLALIGVLIGLGHAPFDLWFISVAALAVAFVLMRNAPDVRTALWHGWALGLGYFGFSLRWIISPFLVHVERDGWMAPFALILMAAGFALFWMLAAGLSRRFYHGGMISLGLLIVGVEALRSLILTGFPWALLGHVLLEVPMVSELAALGGPHLLSLTVVSFALSCAAFGTGRITAGTVGLGAIVLLVVGFSITRSNTAPRDSSTIVRLIQPNAPQDEKWDIDKRHIFFERMIGYTGEGDVPDLIVWPESSIPTLLNYADSELEAVADAARGAPLIVGVNRAEGGLYHNSFILLGRGGVIDAFYDKQHLVPFGEYVPGGDLLHELGAQGFGSSYGGGFTPGQGRRTIDVPGIGPIRPLICYEGIFAEEVGGTDVRPRALVLITNDAWFGKDAGPFQHLAQARLRAIEQGIPMIRVANTGVSAMIDPYGQITASIPMNTKGFLDVALPHVRPPTPYSRYGDYPVLVLLFAALCALTLRRRQF; from the coding sequence ATGCGCTTTGCCGGTCTTGGCTGGCGGTTGCGCGGGCTTTGTCTTGCATTGATTGGTGTTTTGATCGGCCTTGGTCACGCGCCTTTCGATCTTTGGTTCATCAGCGTCGCCGCTCTTGCGGTGGCCTTTGTACTAATGCGCAACGCGCCCGATGTACGGACAGCGCTTTGGCACGGCTGGGCGCTGGGCCTTGGCTATTTCGGCTTTTCATTGCGCTGGATCATCTCGCCGTTTCTGGTTCATGTGGAACGCGACGGCTGGATGGCGCCCTTTGCACTGATCCTGATGGCTGCAGGCTTTGCCTTGTTCTGGATGCTGGCGGCAGGGCTTAGTCGCAGGTTCTACCATGGCGGCATGATTAGCCTTGGTCTGTTGATCGTCGGGGTCGAAGCCTTGCGGTCCTTGATCCTGACCGGATTTCCGTGGGCGCTACTCGGCCATGTTTTGCTTGAAGTTCCCATGGTGTCCGAACTTGCCGCACTCGGTGGTCCACATTTGCTATCGCTGACGGTTGTTTCGTTTGCGTTGAGTTGCGCCGCCTTTGGGACAGGTCGTATCACTGCCGGGACCGTTGGGCTGGGCGCAATCGTTCTGCTGGTCGTTGGTTTCAGCATCACCCGCTCCAACACCGCCCCGCGCGACAGCAGCACTATCGTCCGCCTCATCCAGCCAAACGCCCCGCAAGACGAAAAATGGGACATCGACAAGCGCCACATCTTCTTTGAACGGATGATTGGATACACTGGCGAGGGCGACGTGCCTGATCTGATCGTATGGCCAGAAAGTTCAATACCGACGCTACTGAACTACGCGGATAGCGAACTCGAAGCGGTCGCAGATGCGGCGCGCGGTGCACCGTTGATTGTCGGTGTGAACAGGGCAGAAGGCGGTCTGTACCACAACAGTTTCATTCTGCTGGGGCGCGGCGGCGTGATTGACGCATTCTATGACAAACAGCACCTTGTGCCATTCGGCGAATATGTGCCCGGCGGTGATCTGCTACACGAATTGGGTGCTCAAGGGTTCGGGTCGTCCTACGGTGGTGGGTTCACCCCCGGACAAGGCCGCCGCACGATTGATGTGCCCGGCATCGGACCAATCCGGCCCCTGATCTGCTACGAAGGCATTTTTGCGGAAGAAGTCGGCGGAACGGACGTACGACCGCGCGCGCTCGTTCTCATCACCAATGATGCGTGGTTCGGCAAAGACGCAGGGCCTTTCCAACATCTCGCGCAGGCCCGTTTACGTGCGATTGAACAGGGTATCCCGATGATCCGCGTCGCAAACACAGGCGTCAGTGCGATGATTGATCCATACGGTCAGATCACGGCATCAATCCCGATGAATACAAAAGGTTTCCTTGATGTCGCTCTCCCCCATGTCCGCCCGCCGACCCCTTACAGCAGATATGGCGACTATCCGGTCTTGGTGTTGCTTTTTGCCGCTTTGTGCGCCCTGACTTTGCGTCGCCGACAATTTTAG
- the metK gene encoding methionine adenosyltransferase: MARQDYIFTSESVSEGHPDKVCDRISDSILDAFLAEEPEARVACETFATTNRVVVGGEVGLSDQSKLTEYMGQVEGIVRGAIKDIGYEQDKFHHATCKVTNLLHEQSAHIAQGVDAAVDKEEGAGDQGIMFGYATTETEELMPAPIQYSHAILRRLAEVRKDGTEPTLRPDAKSQVSLRYAGGKPVEVTSIVLSTQHSDETQTSDDIRAIVEPYIRDVLPDGLITPETKWWVNPTGTFVIGGPDGDAGLTGRKIIVDTYGGAAPHGGGAFSGKDPTKVDRSAAYVSRYLAKNVVAAGMAEKCTIQLSYAIGVAKPLSIYANLHGTGEVHETEIEKAIAEVMDLTPRGIREHLQLNRPIYARTAAYGHFGRAPDADGGFSWEKTDLVDALKAAV, from the coding sequence ATGGCCAGACAAGACTATATTTTCACTTCGGAATCCGTTTCCGAAGGGCATCCTGACAAGGTTTGCGACCGTATTTCGGATTCCATTCTGGATGCGTTCCTTGCAGAAGAACCAGAGGCGCGGGTCGCCTGTGAGACATTCGCAACGACAAACCGTGTCGTTGTTGGCGGCGAGGTTGGCCTGTCCGATCAAAGCAAGCTGACAGAATACATGGGTCAGGTTGAAGGCATCGTGCGCGGCGCCATCAAAGACATCGGCTACGAGCAAGACAAATTCCACCACGCAACGTGCAAGGTCACAAACCTTTTGCACGAACAATCCGCGCATATCGCGCAGGGTGTTGATGCGGCAGTGGACAAAGAAGAAGGCGCTGGCGACCAAGGGATCATGTTTGGTTACGCCACAACTGAAACCGAAGAACTGATGCCAGCTCCGATCCAGTATTCCCACGCGATCCTGCGGCGTTTGGCCGAAGTGCGCAAAGACGGCACTGAACCAACATTGCGCCCTGACGCGAAAAGCCAGGTGTCCTTGCGCTACGCTGGCGGCAAGCCGGTTGAAGTCACATCCATCGTTCTGTCCACGCAGCACTCTGACGAAACGCAAACAAGCGACGACATCCGCGCGATCGTCGAGCCCTACATCCGCGACGTGCTGCCTGACGGTCTGATCACGCCAGAAACCAAATGGTGGGTGAACCCGACAGGTACTTTCGTCATCGGTGGTCCAGACGGTGATGCGGGTCTCACAGGTCGCAAAATCATCGTGGATACATACGGTGGTGCGGCCCCGCATGGTGGCGGCGCGTTTTCCGGCAAAGACCCGACCAAGGTTGACCGCTCTGCCGCCTACGTATCGCGCTATCTCGCGAAAAACGTTGTGGCTGCTGGTATGGCTGAAAAATGCACGATCCAGCTGTCCTATGCGATTGGTGTGGCCAAACCGCTGTCGATCTACGCGAACTTGCACGGCACCGGCGAAGTCCACGAGACCGAGATCGAAAAAGCCATCGCCGAAGTGATGGACCTGACACCACGCGGTATTCGCGAACACCTGCAACTGAACCGCCCGATCTACGCACGGACAGCCGCCTACGGTCACTTTGGCCGCGCGCCGGATGCAGATGGTGGGTTCTCTTGGGAAAAAACCGATCTGGTTGATGCCCTGAAAGCTGCCGTTTAA
- the trmB gene encoding tRNA (guanosine(46)-N7)-methyltransferase TrmB, whose amino-acid sequence MTQDKHPSGAPWRNFYGRFKGKTMRSSQQEYLDEDLAALSPGAVDWDVNPDRTPIDLDALFGGKEIWLEIGFGGGEHMVHMAATYPDIGLIGCEPYLNGVAMLLGKIRKAGVSNLAVHPGDARDLFDVLPPESISKVFLNYPDPWPKKRHHRRRFVTQEHLVPLHGVLKPGAEFRVATDIKDYVRQTMEEVPKAGFTWTAEGPEDWRVAWDDWHSTRYEQKAIREDRTPHYMTFRRD is encoded by the coding sequence ATGACACAAGACAAACACCCCTCCGGCGCCCCTTGGCGTAACTTTTATGGTCGCTTCAAAGGCAAAACCATGCGGTCGTCCCAGCAAGAATATCTTGATGAGGATCTCGCCGCATTGTCACCGGGTGCTGTTGACTGGGATGTAAACCCGGACCGGACCCCGATTGATCTGGACGCATTGTTTGGTGGCAAAGAAATCTGGCTCGAAATCGGCTTCGGCGGTGGTGAACATATGGTGCATATGGCCGCGACCTATCCGGATATCGGCTTGATCGGCTGTGAACCGTACCTGAACGGTGTGGCGATGCTGTTGGGTAAAATCCGCAAAGCTGGCGTGTCGAACCTCGCGGTGCATCCGGGTGATGCACGTGATCTGTTTGACGTGTTGCCGCCGGAATCGATTTCCAAGGTGTTCCTGAACTACCCTGATCCGTGGCCCAAAAAGCGTCACCACCGTCGGCGGTTCGTAACGCAAGAACATCTTGTACCCTTGCACGGTGTCCTGAAACCGGGCGCTGAATTCCGTGTGGCCACAGACATCAAAGACTACGTGCGCCAGACGATGGAAGAAGTGCCGAAGGCCGGTTTCACATGGACCGCTGAAGGTCCAGAAGACTGGCGCGTCGCTTGGGACGATTGGCATTCCACCCGTTACGAACAAAAAGCGATCCGCGAAGACCGGACGCCACACTATATGACGTTCCGCCGGGATTGA
- the aroA gene encoding 3-phosphoshikimate 1-carboxyvinyltransferase, producing the protein MSGHGTPIPMTSRPCGPLTGEANVPGDKSISHRSLILGALSVGETRITGLLEGEDVLDTAKAMRAFGAEVTDHGGGEWSVHGVGVGGFAEPEQVIDCGNSGTGVRLIMGAMATSPITVTFTGDASLNSRPMGRVTDPLALFGTQTVGRTGGRLPMTLVGAADPLPVRYVVPVPSAQVKSAVLLAGLNAPGETVVIEKEATRDHTERMLAGFGAELTVEETDEGRVITLTGQPELKPQDIIVPRDPSSAAFPVCAAIITPGSDVLVPNIGLNPTRAGLFTTLQEMGADLTYENMREEGGEPVADLRAKFSPNLKGIAVPPARAASMIDEYPVLSVVASFAEGVTDMQGVKELRVKESDRIDAMAKGLRAAGVTVDEGDDWWKVTGLGHGNVPGGVTVASVLDHRIAMAFMVMGMASNKPMTVDDGSPIATSFPIFESLMGALGAQLVRSNA; encoded by the coding sequence ATGTCTGGCCACGGCACACCCATTCCAATGACTTCCCGCCCTTGTGGGCCTTTGACAGGCGAGGCCAATGTTCCGGGTGACAAGTCGATCTCGCATCGGTCGTTGATCTTGGGCGCATTGTCAGTCGGTGAAACCCGCATCACAGGGTTGCTGGAAGGCGAAGACGTCTTGGATACCGCGAAAGCCATGCGTGCCTTTGGTGCAGAGGTCACAGATCACGGTGGCGGCGAATGGTCCGTTCACGGCGTGGGCGTCGGCGGTTTTGCAGAACCTGAACAGGTGATTGACTGCGGGAATTCAGGCACTGGCGTTCGGCTGATCATGGGCGCGATGGCCACCAGCCCGATCACCGTAACATTCACGGGCGATGCGTCGCTGAACAGCCGCCCGATGGGCCGCGTCACCGATCCGCTAGCCCTGTTTGGCACGCAGACTGTTGGCCGCACCGGTGGCCGCTTGCCGATGACGTTGGTCGGTGCTGCTGATCCATTGCCTGTGCGGTACGTTGTGCCGGTGCCATCCGCCCAAGTAAAATCCGCCGTTCTGCTGGCGGGGCTCAATGCCCCCGGCGAAACTGTCGTGATCGAAAAAGAAGCAACCCGCGACCATACGGAACGGATGCTTGCAGGTTTTGGCGCTGAACTGACCGTCGAAGAAACGGATGAAGGGCGCGTGATCACGCTGACCGGCCAGCCGGAACTGAAACCACAGGATATCATCGTGCCGCGCGATCCGTCCTCTGCCGCGTTCCCTGTCTGTGCAGCGATCATCACGCCGGGGTCCGACGTGCTTGTCCCGAACATTGGACTGAACCCGACCCGTGCGGGCCTGTTCACCACGTTGCAGGAAATGGGCGCGGACCTGACTTATGAGAATATGCGCGAAGAAGGCGGCGAACCCGTTGCTGACCTACGCGCGAAGTTCTCGCCGAACCTGAAAGGGATCGCTGTGCCACCGGCACGTGCGGCCAGCATGATCGATGAATATCCGGTGTTGTCGGTCGTTGCATCCTTCGCGGAAGGTGTGACCGACATGCAAGGCGTCAAAGAATTGCGCGTCAAGGAAAGCGACCGGATCGACGCAATGGCCAAAGGCCTGCGTGCCGCTGGTGTCACCGTCGATGAAGGCGATGACTGGTGGAAAGTCACTGGTTTGGGCCACGGCAACGTGCCGGGTGGTGTCACGGTGGCCAGCGTGCTGGATCACCGGATCGCGATGGCGTTTATGGTCATGGGCATGGCGTCGAACAAGCCGATGACCGTGGATGACGGATCGCCAATCGCCACGTCCTTCCCGATTTTTGAAAGCCTCATGGGCGCGCTTGGCGCACAGCTGGTCCGGTCAAACGCATGA
- a CDS encoding cytidylate kinase translates to MTFTVAIDGPAAAGKGTISKAVAAHFGFAHLDTGLLYRAVGAKVIAGLAPIDAAETLDPSDLENDSLRTAAVAQAASEVAVIPQVRAALVDFQRTFAARDGGAVLDGRDIGTVICPDADVKLFVTASAACRAERRYKELAGKGHDVTLAGVLADVQERDKRDSERAAAPMVAADDATLIDTSDMSIEQAVAAAISAVDTARHN, encoded by the coding sequence ATGACGTTTACGGTCGCGATTGATGGGCCTGCTGCAGCTGGCAAAGGCACGATTTCCAAGGCGGTTGCAGCCCATTTCGGATTTGCCCACTTGGACACTGGCCTGTTGTACCGCGCCGTCGGTGCAAAGGTAATCGCAGGGCTCGCACCGATAGACGCGGCCGAGACGCTTGATCCATCCGACCTAGAAAACGACAGCCTGCGCACCGCTGCTGTCGCACAAGCGGCAAGCGAAGTCGCCGTGATTCCGCAGGTTCGCGCCGCGTTGGTCGACTTCCAACGCACATTCGCTGCCCGCGATGGCGGGGCTGTCTTGGACGGTCGTGATATCGGCACCGTGATTTGCCCTGATGCGGATGTGAAACTGTTCGTCACGGCATCAGCAGCCTGTCGTGCTGAAAGGCGCTATAAAGAATTGGCTGGCAAAGGCCACGATGTGACGCTTGCAGGTGTGCTTGCCGATGTGCAGGAACGCGATAAGCGTGACAGCGAACGGGCCGCAGCACCGATGGTCGCGGCTGACGATGCGACTTTGATCGACACGTCCGATATGTCGATCGAACAGGCAGTTGCCGCCGCGATTTCGGCAGTGGACACAGCCCGTCACAATTGA